Proteins encoded by one window of Streptomyces sp. ALI-76-A:
- a CDS encoding glycosyltransferase: protein MTQTDPGRARGTALDRGPGLPDADAAMLRTHLWVLSSGNVVDLAADGPVFGKPRRPVTPGPTSWVPRLGRLDRMKVSLLAVCWWTALVCFWEWWLRPEHRVGWAGFVVNSALLLYLSVLPLYFVVVMVRLRTFDPAVEVPRLRTAFVVTRAPSEPWPVARTTLSAMLRQDFPHPYDVWLCDEDPDREILAWCEANAVRVSCRRGVASYHRDSWPRRTRCKEGNLAHFYDHWGYGDYDVVAQLDVDHVPHPRYLAEVVRPFADPAVGYVAAPSVCDANAGTSWSARGRLHREATFHGPMQLGHSDGLAPLCIGSHYAVRTRALQDIGGLGPELAEDFSTTFLLNSAGWHGAFAIDAEAHGDGPLTFAAMVTQEFQWSRSLVFMLLGMLPKHLRRMPARLRIRFAFALSYYPLLALTTTAGLLLPPIAAVTGHPWIDINYVAFLLHFWAMSFFLILLTVLLRRRGLLRPVDAPLLSWESWLFGLTRWPYVAWGAAAALAQRLRPRKVVFKVTPKVRDGMEPLPLRLMLPYLLLTAVLSGAAVVGQLTGPAIGYVFLCLLGSLAYALVTLAVSVLHIRETARCAGVGVPRALRTAIVPLTAGLVALAPLAFALLLFPTYVRGFLPG from the coding sequence GTGACCCAGACGGACCCCGGCCGCGCGCGCGGCACCGCCCTGGACCGCGGTCCGGGTCTGCCGGACGCCGACGCCGCCATGCTGAGGACCCACCTGTGGGTCCTCTCGTCGGGCAACGTCGTCGACCTGGCGGCCGACGGACCGGTCTTCGGCAAGCCGCGCAGACCGGTCACACCCGGGCCCACGTCCTGGGTCCCCCGGCTGGGACGCCTGGACCGGATGAAGGTGTCCCTGCTCGCGGTGTGCTGGTGGACCGCCCTCGTCTGCTTCTGGGAGTGGTGGCTGCGCCCGGAACACCGCGTCGGCTGGGCGGGCTTCGTGGTCAACAGCGCCCTTCTGCTGTACCTGTCCGTGCTGCCGCTGTACTTCGTCGTCGTGATGGTGCGGCTGCGCACCTTCGACCCGGCCGTCGAGGTGCCCCGGCTGCGGACCGCGTTCGTGGTGACCCGGGCACCGTCGGAGCCGTGGCCGGTCGCCCGCACCACCCTGAGCGCGATGCTGCGTCAGGACTTCCCGCATCCCTACGACGTATGGCTGTGCGACGAGGACCCGGACCGGGAGATCCTGGCCTGGTGCGAGGCCAACGCCGTGCGGGTGTCCTGCCGGCGCGGTGTCGCGTCCTACCACCGGGACTCCTGGCCCCGCCGCACCCGGTGCAAGGAGGGCAACCTCGCGCACTTCTACGACCACTGGGGCTACGGCGACTACGACGTGGTCGCCCAGCTCGACGTCGACCACGTGCCCCACCCCCGCTACCTGGCGGAAGTGGTCCGGCCGTTCGCCGACCCGGCCGTCGGCTACGTCGCCGCCCCCAGCGTGTGCGACGCCAACGCCGGCACCTCGTGGTCGGCACGCGGACGACTGCACCGCGAGGCCACCTTCCACGGACCCATGCAACTGGGCCACTCCGACGGCCTGGCCCCGCTGTGCATCGGCTCCCACTACGCCGTACGGACCCGCGCCCTCCAGGACATCGGCGGGCTCGGCCCCGAGCTGGCCGAGGACTTCTCGACGACGTTCCTGCTGAACTCGGCCGGCTGGCACGGTGCGTTCGCCATCGACGCGGAGGCGCACGGCGACGGCCCCCTCACCTTCGCCGCCATGGTGACGCAGGAGTTCCAGTGGTCGCGGAGCCTGGTGTTCATGCTGCTGGGAATGCTCCCGAAGCATCTGCGGCGCATGCCCGCACGGCTGAGGATCCGGTTCGCGTTCGCCCTCTCCTACTATCCGCTGCTCGCGCTGACCACCACCGCCGGCCTGCTGCTGCCGCCGATCGCCGCGGTCACGGGCCACCCGTGGATCGACATCAACTACGTCGCCTTCCTCCTGCACTTCTGGGCCATGTCGTTCTTCCTGATCCTGCTCACCGTGCTGCTGCGCAGGCGGGGGCTGCTGCGGCCCGTCGACGCGCCGCTGCTGAGCTGGGAGAGCTGGCTGTTCGGGCTGACCCGCTGGCCGTACGTGGCCTGGGGAGCCGCGGCCGCGCTCGCGCAGCGCCTGCGGCCGAGGAAGGTCGTCTTCAAGGTGACGCCCAAGGTCCGTGACGGCATGGAGCCGTTGCCGCTGCGCCTGATGCTCCCCTATCTCCTGCTCACCGCCGTCCTGTCCGGCGCGGCCGTGGTCGGACAGCTGACCGGCCCCGCGATCGGCTACGTGTTCCTGTGTCTGCTCGGTTCCCTCGCCTACGCGCTGGTGACCCTCGCCGTCAGCGTGCTGCACATCCGTGAGACCGCGAGGTGTGCGGGGGTGGGCGTGCCCCGGGCACTGCGGACGGCGATCGTGCCGCTGACCGCGGGTCTCGTCGCGCTCGCACCGCTGGCCTTCGCGCTGCTGCTGTTCCCCACCTACGTGCGGGGCTTCCTCCCGGGCTGA
- a CDS encoding UDP-glucuronic acid decarboxylase family protein translates to MRVAVTGGGGFLGSHLCETLLRRGDEVVCFDDFSTGDPANIAPFLADPAFALVRGDVSRSVEVSGAIDAVAHLASPASPPDYLARPLETLAVGSRGTENALRLAARHDARFVLASTSEVYGDPDVHPQDETYWGHVNPIGPRSVYDEAKRFSEALTQAYRTHRGTNTGIVRIFNTYGPRMRPHDGRVVSSFIVQALAQEPLTVYGDGKQTRSFCYVDDLVRGIVAMLDHDEPGPVNLGNPVELTVLQLAERVLDLTGSQADIQFHPLPVDDPARRRPVIARAARRLGWSPEVDIEDGLRRTVEWFAARPDDIAAALCAIRGGQQDGVATAAPRLVGATTAAS, encoded by the coding sequence ATGCGTGTGGCCGTGACAGGTGGCGGCGGTTTTCTCGGTTCGCATCTTTGCGAAACGCTCCTTCGGCGCGGTGACGAGGTCGTGTGCTTCGACGACTTCTCGACCGGTGATCCCGCGAACATCGCACCCTTTCTCGCAGACCCGGCGTTCGCCCTCGTCCGCGGTGACGTCAGCCGGTCGGTCGAGGTGTCGGGCGCGATCGACGCGGTCGCCCATCTGGCCAGTCCCGCCTCGCCTCCCGACTACCTCGCCCGTCCGCTGGAAACGCTCGCTGTCGGCAGCCGCGGCACGGAGAACGCGCTGCGCCTGGCGGCACGCCACGACGCCCGCTTCGTCCTGGCCTCCACGAGTGAGGTCTACGGAGACCCCGACGTGCATCCTCAGGACGAGACGTACTGGGGGCATGTGAACCCGATCGGCCCGCGCAGCGTCTACGACGAGGCGAAAAGGTTCTCCGAGGCGCTGACCCAGGCCTACCGGACGCACCGGGGAACGAACACGGGAATCGTGCGGATCTTCAACACCTATGGTCCGCGCATGCGCCCGCACGACGGCCGGGTCGTCTCCAGCTTCATCGTCCAGGCATTGGCGCAGGAGCCGTTGACCGTCTACGGCGACGGAAAGCAGACCCGCAGCTTCTGTTACGTCGACGACCTGGTGCGCGGAATCGTCGCCATGCTCGACCACGACGAACCCGGACCGGTCAATCTCGGGAATCCCGTCGAACTGACGGTCCTGCAACTCGCCGAACGGGTCCTGGACCTGACGGGGTCCCAGGCCGACATCCAGTTCCACCCGCTGCCGGTCGACGACCCCGCCCGCCGTCGGCCGGTGATCGCCCGAGCGGCGCGGCGCCTGGGCTGGAGCCCCGAGGTGGACATCGAGGACGGTCTGCGGCGCACGGTGGAGTGGTTCGCCGCCCGACCGGACGACATCGCCGCAGCGCTCTGCGCCATCCGGGGCGGGCAGCAGGACGGCGTCGCCACCGCGGCGCCCCGCCTGGTCGGCGCGACCACCGCCGCGTCGTGA
- a CDS encoding undecaprenyl-diphosphate phosphatase, whose translation MSVISVGQAVVLGAVEGVTEFLPVSSTGHLKIVEGLMGIPVDDDAVVGFSAVIQVGAIAAVLVYFFQDIVRIVSAWGRGLAHREERHHRDYRFAWWVICATVPIVVVGLAAEPLVQGPLASLWVVAASLIAGSGVMWAADRTGRHQRGEDDTSFKDTMLVGGSQILALLFPGFSRSGATMSTALLLDLDRVAATRLSFFLGIPALTGAGLYELKDALGAGVGMAPLAVGTAVSFAVAYASVAWLLRFVAKHSFNAFVIYRIAVGVLLFGLLATGALSG comes from the coding sequence ATGAGCGTCATCAGCGTCGGTCAGGCCGTCGTCCTCGGAGCCGTCGAAGGGGTGACCGAGTTCCTGCCGGTGTCCTCCACCGGCCATCTGAAGATCGTCGAGGGCCTCATGGGGATCCCCGTCGACGACGACGCCGTCGTCGGCTTCTCGGCCGTCATCCAGGTCGGCGCGATCGCCGCGGTCCTCGTGTACTTCTTCCAGGACATCGTCCGGATCGTCTCCGCGTGGGGCCGGGGGCTCGCCCACCGCGAGGAGCGTCACCACCGCGACTACAGGTTCGCCTGGTGGGTGATCTGCGCGACGGTCCCGATCGTCGTCGTGGGCCTGGCCGCCGAGCCGCTCGTCCAAGGACCGCTCGCCTCGCTGTGGGTGGTCGCCGCCTCGCTGATCGCCGGCAGCGGTGTCATGTGGGCGGCGGACCGGACGGGTCGGCACCAGCGCGGGGAGGACGACACCTCCTTCAAGGACACGATGCTGGTCGGCGGCTCCCAGATCCTGGCTCTGCTCTTCCCCGGTTTCTCCCGCTCCGGCGCCACCATGTCCACGGCGCTCCTTCTCGACCTGGACCGGGTGGCCGCCACCCGGCTCTCCTTCTTCCTCGGCATCCCCGCCCTGACCGGCGCCGGCCTGTACGAGCTGAAGGACGCGCTGGGCGCGGGGGTGGGCATGGCGCCGCTCGCCGTCGGGACCGCCGTCTCCTTCGCCGTCGCCTACGCCTCCGTCGCCTGGCTGCTGAGGTTCGTCGCGAAGCACTCCTTCAACGCGTTCGTGATCTACCGGATCGCCGTGGGCGTGCTGCTGTTCGGGCTGCTGGCCACCGGTGCGCTGAGCGGCTGA
- the crcB gene encoding fluoride efflux transporter CrcB yields the protein MNWLLVVVGAMVGAPLRHLTDRAVRSRYDSLFPWGTFAVNVTGCLVLGLLTGAAAAGAADSQLQLLLGTGLCGALTTYSTFSYETLRLTETGAGRYAAANVIASVAAGLGAVFAGVGLARAVWG from the coding sequence GTGAACTGGCTGCTCGTCGTCGTGGGCGCCATGGTCGGCGCCCCGCTCCGCCACCTGACCGACCGCGCGGTGCGGTCCCGGTACGACTCGCTCTTCCCCTGGGGCACCTTCGCGGTCAACGTCACCGGCTGTCTGGTCCTCGGCCTGCTGACCGGCGCGGCGGCCGCCGGAGCCGCCGACTCCCAGCTCCAGCTGCTCCTGGGCACCGGTCTGTGCGGGGCGCTGACGACCTACTCGACCTTCTCGTACGAGACCCTCCGGCTGACCGAGACGGGTGCCGGGCGCTACGCCGCCGCCAACGTGATCGCGAGCGTGGCGGCCGGTCTGGGCGCGGTTTTCGCCGGGGTGGGCCTGGCGCGGGCCGTGTGGGGGTAA
- the crcB gene encoding fluoride efflux transporter CrcB → MTAPDAESLPVPARTRRRPDRRGQAPVVAAVALGGALGAAARYALALGWPARAGDFPWATFWTNVLGCAVIGVFMVVVTEVWAAHRLVRPFVGTGVLGGFTTFSTYAVDIQRLVDSGHPGTGLAYLAATLLAALCAVWLAAGATRRVLRGRRP, encoded by the coding sequence ATGACAGCCCCGGACGCCGAGAGCCTCCCCGTCCCCGCGCGGACCCGGCGGCGGCCCGACCGGCGCGGCCAGGCCCCCGTCGTCGCGGCGGTCGCGCTCGGCGGTGCCCTCGGTGCCGCCGCCCGCTACGCGCTCGCCCTGGGGTGGCCCGCACGGGCCGGCGACTTTCCCTGGGCGACCTTCTGGACCAACGTCCTCGGCTGTGCCGTGATCGGCGTGTTCATGGTGGTCGTCACCGAGGTGTGGGCCGCCCACCGCCTGGTCCGGCCGTTCGTCGGCACCGGTGTCCTCGGCGGCTTCACCACCTTCTCCACCTACGCCGTCGACATCCAGAGGCTGGTCGACTCCGGCCACCCGGGCACGGGGCTGGCCTACCTCGCCGCCACCCTGCTCGCCGCGCTCTGCGCGGTGTGGCTGGCGGCCGGGGCCACCCGGCGGGTCCTGCGAGGGAGGCGGCCATGA